The following coding sequences lie in one Rutidosis leptorrhynchoides isolate AG116_Rl617_1_P2 chromosome 6, CSIRO_AGI_Rlap_v1, whole genome shotgun sequence genomic window:
- the LOC139854624 gene encoding uncharacterized protein, producing the protein MDSYSYESISERIFQENQYPDLESSTPSSINHQNRSGSFKRSDSWSKKKKNQVFLEGYVDEDELVRAKSLTDEDLDELKGCFDLGFGFCYDEIPELCNTLPALELCYSMSQKFLDEQQKSPETETETVSETASPAPPPPAPIANWKISSPGDHPEAVKARLKYWAQLDYAISKFVAL; encoded by the exons ATGGACAGCTATTCATACGAATCAATTTCCGAGAGAATCTTTCAAGAAAACCAATACCCAGATCTTGAATCATCAACCCCATCATCAATTAATCATCAAAATCGATCTGGGTCATTTAAACGTAGTGATTCTTGGTCTAAAAAGAAGAAAAATCAAGTCTTTCTTGAAGGGTATGTTGATGAAGATGAACTTGTTAGGGCTAAAAGTTTAACAGATGAAGATCTTGATGAATTAAAAGGGTGTTTTGATTTAGGTTTTGGGTTTTGTTATGATGAAATTCCCGAGCTTTGTAATACTTTGCCGGCACTTGAATTGTGTTATTCTATGAGTCAAAAGTTTCTAGATGAACAACAAAAGTCGCCGGAGACGGAGACGGAGACGGTGAGTGAGACTGCATCACCGGCACCACCACCGCCTGCTCCGATTGCTAATTGGAAGATCTCTAGTCCTG GGGATCATCCTGAGGCAGTGAAAGCAAGGCTTAAATATTGGGCACAGTTAGATTATGCAATTAGCAAATTTGTTGCTCTATGA